A window of the Yersinia rochesterensis genome harbors these coding sequences:
- the ampG gene encoding muropeptide MFS transporter AmpG, which yields MPNRYSNLFTQRNSLVLLLLGFASGLPLALTGGTLQAWMTVENVDLKTIGIFSLVGQAYVFKFLWSPLMDRYTPSFLGRRRGWLIISQLLLIIAIIAMGFMEPAKHLWWLAAIAVLVAFCSASQDIVFDAYKTDLLTAEERGTGAAVSVLGYRLAMLVSGGLALWIADRYLGWQSTYWLMAGLMLIGVFTTLLAPEPDIRIAPPKTLEQAIVEPLRDFFGRNNAWLILLLIVLYKMGDAFAASLSTTFLIRGVGFDAGEVGLVNKTLGLIATIIGALYGGLLMQRLSLFRALMIFGILQAVSNIGYWLLSITDKNILSMGSAIFLENLCGGMGTAAFVALLMTLCNKSFSATQFALLSALSAVGRVYVGPIAGWFVETHGWPLFYLFSIAAAIPGLILLYICRKTLEHTQKTDEFMPRTAFKTAYRWALRFLTIGCVLLAAWLILLISNALDWTAATQVADMLLLRGIQLSVLGMVLGGVLDYLALRREKLA from the coding sequence ACAGTCGAAAACGTCGACCTGAAAACCATTGGTATTTTTTCCTTAGTCGGCCAAGCTTACGTTTTTAAGTTCCTTTGGTCCCCATTAATGGACCGCTATACCCCTTCCTTTTTGGGGCGTCGCCGAGGTTGGTTGATAATCAGCCAATTGCTATTAATCATCGCCATTATCGCCATGGGCTTTATGGAGCCGGCTAAACATTTATGGTGGCTGGCCGCTATTGCTGTGCTGGTTGCATTCTGTTCTGCATCGCAAGATATTGTTTTTGATGCCTACAAAACCGACTTACTCACGGCAGAAGAGCGCGGCACCGGTGCCGCAGTTTCCGTGCTGGGTTATCGCCTTGCCATGTTGGTATCTGGCGGGCTGGCGCTGTGGATAGCGGATCGCTATCTCGGTTGGCAATCCACTTACTGGCTGATGGCAGGGTTGATGCTCATTGGGGTATTTACCACCTTATTAGCCCCTGAACCCGACATTCGAATTGCTCCGCCGAAAACACTGGAACAGGCAATCGTCGAACCATTGCGCGATTTCTTTGGTCGCAACAATGCATGGCTAATTCTGCTGCTAATCGTGCTGTACAAAATGGGCGATGCCTTTGCCGCCAGCTTGAGCACCACTTTCTTGATTCGTGGAGTGGGATTTGATGCAGGTGAAGTCGGACTGGTCAATAAAACCCTAGGATTAATCGCCACAATTATTGGTGCACTGTATGGCGGCCTGCTGATGCAGCGCCTGAGTTTATTCAGGGCATTGATGATATTCGGCATTTTACAAGCCGTATCCAACATTGGCTATTGGCTATTATCCATTACAGACAAAAATATACTCTCCATGGGTAGCGCCATTTTCCTGGAAAATCTGTGTGGTGGGATGGGGACGGCGGCGTTTGTTGCTCTGCTGATGACGCTGTGTAATAAATCTTTCTCCGCGACACAATTTGCTTTGTTATCAGCATTATCCGCAGTGGGCCGTGTATATGTTGGCCCAATCGCCGGATGGTTTGTTGAAACACATGGCTGGCCTCTCTTCTATTTATTCTCCATTGCTGCGGCCATTCCTGGCCTGATATTGCTTTATATCTGCCGCAAGACGTTGGAGCATACGCAGAAAACAGATGAATTTATGCCGCGAACGGCGTTTAAAACGGCTTATCGCTGGGCATTACGCTTTTTGACAATTGGTTGCGTATTACTCGCTGCATGGTTGATTTTACTGATAAGTAATGCGCTAGATTGGACCGCAGCTACCCAAGTGGCTGACATGTTGCTGTTACGGGGTATTCAGCTCAGCGTGCTCGGTATGGTTCTCGGTGGGGTATTAGATTATCTCGCACTCAGGCGCGAAAAGTTAGCTTAA
- a CDS encoding outer membrane protein OmpK has product MRKILIGAAALAAITLAPAVQAEYQWGFANISMNYLDWTRSTTHKSGNSSHKDDFAYIELEGGAGYSWGEVYGFFDLENPFNSKTAQPGDNQRYTFKTTGRYYLGDTGFNLYGHLYGTYSLPSAEGNNYSNFHEVNTLYGIGYNATVAGVWMKPFVALHYVDQTYYSGNNGYVVGWVAGYDFTAFDENFSITNWNELEFNRAERYAAGNGGRDGVNGAIALWWTPIKQFTTGIQYRYAYNKLGEDFLQDGIVYSIKYNF; this is encoded by the coding sequence ATGCGTAAAATTCTTATCGGTGCTGCGGCGCTGGCTGCGATCACCTTGGCTCCGGCTGTGCAAGCTGAATACCAATGGGGATTTGCTAATATCAGCATGAACTACTTAGACTGGACGCGCAGTACGACGCATAAATCAGGTAATTCTTCGCATAAAGATGACTTCGCATATATTGAGTTGGAAGGTGGGGCAGGTTATAGCTGGGGCGAAGTTTACGGCTTCTTTGACTTAGAAAACCCGTTCAATTCAAAAACGGCACAACCTGGTGATAACCAACGTTATACTTTCAAAACAACCGGGCGTTACTACTTAGGCGATACCGGTTTCAACCTGTATGGCCACCTTTACGGAACTTACTCACTGCCAAGTGCAGAAGGTAATAATTACAGTAACTTCCATGAAGTGAATACTTTGTACGGCATCGGCTATAACGCAACGGTTGCTGGCGTGTGGATGAAACCCTTCGTTGCACTGCATTATGTTGATCAAACCTATTACTCAGGCAATAACGGTTATGTTGTCGGTTGGGTTGCAGGTTATGACTTTACTGCATTCGATGAGAACTTCAGCATCACCAACTGGAATGAATTGGAGTTCAACCGCGCTGAGCGCTACGCCGCAGGTAACGGTGGCCGTGACGGGGTGAACGGAGCCATTGCGCTTTGGTGGACACCAATTAAGCAATTCACTACTGGTATTCAGTACCGTTATGCTTATAACAAATTAGGCGAAGATTTTTTACAAGATGGTATCGTTTATTCCATTAAATATAACTTCTAA
- the cyoA gene encoding cytochrome o ubiquinol oxidase subunit II has protein sequence MRLKKYIKNMGMLSLLAATVMLSGCDMVLMNPKGAIGVEQKTLILTAIGLMLIVVVPVIFMAFAFAWKYRASNKSATYTPNWSHSNKIELVVWAVPIIIIAILATITWKTSHELDPFKPLEVAGKEPITIEVVSLDWKWLFIYPEQGIATVNELAFPTDVPVNFKITSNSVMNSFFIPQLGGQIYAMAGMQTKLHLIANEAGKYNGISSSFSGKGFSGMKFTAIATPTQEDFNQWVAQVKKSPNTLNTTDDFNKLAEPSENNPVEYFSSVKPELFKGIIGKFMGDMNMHKKGDDTHKGMDMSQGMDMGEHAAHAGAEE, from the coding sequence ATGAGACTTAAGAAATACATTAAAAATATGGGTATGTTGTCTTTATTAGCAGCCACGGTAATGCTCAGTGGTTGCGATATGGTATTGATGAACCCCAAAGGCGCAATCGGAGTCGAGCAAAAAACACTGATACTCACTGCTATCGGTTTAATGTTGATCGTCGTAGTTCCGGTTATTTTTATGGCGTTTGCTTTTGCATGGAAGTACCGCGCGTCCAACAAAAGTGCGACCTACACCCCAAACTGGTCCCATTCCAACAAAATTGAGCTTGTTGTTTGGGCTGTTCCAATCATTATCATTGCTATTTTAGCCACGATAACTTGGAAAACCTCCCACGAACTTGACCCGTTCAAACCGCTCGAAGTGGCTGGTAAAGAACCGATCACTATTGAAGTGGTTTCCCTTGACTGGAAATGGCTGTTTATCTATCCAGAACAAGGTATTGCTACAGTAAATGAACTGGCTTTCCCTACTGACGTTCCGGTGAATTTTAAAATCACCTCCAACTCAGTAATGAACTCGTTCTTTATCCCTCAGTTAGGCGGGCAGATTTATGCGATGGCTGGGATGCAAACCAAATTGCATCTGATTGCTAACGAAGCCGGTAAATACAATGGTATTTCCAGCAGCTTCAGTGGCAAAGGCTTCTCTGGTATGAAATTCACTGCGATCGCAACACCTACGCAGGAAGACTTTAACCAGTGGGTCGCACAGGTGAAAAAATCGCCGAACACCCTGAATACCACTGACGATTTCAATAAACTGGCTGAACCGAGCGAAAATAACCCGGTTGAGTATTTCTCCAGTGTTAAACCGGAGCTGTTTAAGGGAATTATTGGCAAATTTATGGGCGATATGAACATGCACAAGAAAGGCGATGATACCCATAAAGGTATGGATATGAGCCAGGGCATGGATATGGGCGAACACGCCGCTCACGCCGGAGCCGAGGAATAA
- the cyoB gene encoding cytochrome o ubiquinol oxidase subunit I has product MLGKLTLDAVPLHEPIIMVTVAAIVLGGLALVAALTYFGKWKWLWSEWLTSVDHKKIGIMYILVAMVMLLRGFADAIMMRSQQALASAGEAGFLPPHHYDQIFTAHGVIMIFFMAMPFVVGLMNVVVPLQIGARDVAFPFLNSLSFWFFVVGVVLINISLGVGEFAQTGWLAYPPLSGKEYNPGVGVDYWIWSLQISGLGTLLTGVNFFATILKMRAPGMSMMKMPVFTWAALCTNILIIVSFPILTVTVALLTLDRYLGTHFFTNDMGGNMMMYINLIWAWGHPEVYILVLPVFGVFSEVTATFSRKRLFGYTSLVWATIAITVLSFIVWLHHFFTMGSGANVNAFFGIATMIISIPTGVKIFNWLFTMYQGRIQLNSAMLWTIGFIVTFSIGGMTGVLLAVPGANFVLHNSLFLIAHFHNVIIGGVVFGCFAGLTYWWPKSFGFTLNEKWGIRAFWFWIIGFFVAFMPLYVLGFMGMTRRLSQDINPEFHAMLMVAAGGAVLIACGILCQVIQVFVSIRDREQNRDLTGDPWGGRTLEWSTSSPPPFYNFAVVPEVTDRDEFWDMKEKGEAYKRPAKYEEIHMPKNTGAGVIIAGFSLIFGFAMIWYIWWLAIVGFVGMIVTWIVKSFDEDVDYYVPVAEVERIEDLHHEQISKAGVNHVN; this is encoded by the coding sequence ATGTTGGGAAAATTAACACTTGATGCGGTTCCGCTACACGAACCAATCATTATGGTTACCGTTGCTGCAATTGTTCTGGGTGGGCTGGCTCTTGTCGCTGCCCTGACCTATTTCGGCAAATGGAAATGGTTATGGAGCGAATGGCTGACTTCGGTTGACCATAAAAAGATCGGTATCATGTACATTCTGGTCGCCATGGTCATGCTTTTGCGTGGTTTTGCCGACGCCATCATGATGCGTAGCCAGCAAGCACTTGCTTCCGCTGGCGAGGCCGGGTTCCTGCCGCCTCATCACTATGACCAGATTTTCACCGCTCACGGCGTTATCATGATTTTCTTCATGGCGATGCCTTTTGTGGTGGGTTTGATGAACGTGGTCGTACCGCTACAAATCGGTGCTCGTGACGTTGCCTTCCCGTTCCTGAACTCCCTGAGTTTCTGGTTCTTTGTCGTCGGGGTGGTGTTAATCAACATCTCTCTGGGGGTCGGTGAATTCGCGCAAACCGGTTGGTTGGCCTATCCGCCACTGTCAGGTAAAGAGTACAACCCAGGTGTCGGGGTCGATTACTGGATCTGGAGTCTACAGATTTCTGGTTTAGGGACTTTGCTGACCGGTGTTAACTTCTTCGCCACTATTTTGAAAATGCGTGCGCCTGGCATGTCGATGATGAAGATGCCTGTCTTCACATGGGCGGCACTTTGCACCAACATTTTAATTATCGTTTCTTTCCCGATCCTGACTGTGACCGTCGCGTTGCTGACTCTGGACCGCTACCTTGGCACCCATTTCTTTACCAATGATATGGGTGGCAACATGATGATGTACATCAACCTGATTTGGGCCTGGGGCCATCCGGAAGTGTACATTCTGGTTCTGCCGGTATTTGGGGTATTCTCCGAAGTTACCGCGACTTTCTCCAGAAAGCGTCTGTTTGGTTACACCTCTTTAGTGTGGGCAACCATCGCGATTACCGTACTGTCGTTTATTGTTTGGCTGCACCACTTCTTCACCATGGGGTCAGGTGCCAACGTTAACGCCTTCTTCGGTATAGCGACCATGATTATTTCCATCCCAACTGGGGTGAAAATCTTCAACTGGCTGTTCACCATGTACCAAGGCCGTATTCAGCTTAACTCCGCGATGTTGTGGACTATTGGCTTCATCGTCACCTTCTCTATTGGTGGGATGACCGGCGTTCTGTTAGCTGTACCGGGCGCAAACTTTGTACTGCATAACAGCTTGTTCCTGATTGCCCACTTCCATAACGTGATTATCGGTGGTGTGGTGTTCGGTTGCTTCGCTGGCCTGACCTATTGGTGGCCTAAATCCTTCGGCTTCACGCTGAATGAGAAATGGGGTATCCGTGCATTCTGGTTCTGGATTATCGGCTTCTTCGTTGCCTTTATGCCACTGTATGTACTGGGCTTTATGGGCATGACCCGTCGTCTGAGCCAGGACATCAACCCAGAATTCCACGCGATGTTAATGGTGGCAGCTGGCGGTGCAGTGCTGATTGCTTGCGGTATCTTGTGCCAGGTTATCCAGGTGTTCGTCAGTATCCGTGACCGCGAGCAGAATCGTGACCTGACCGGTGACCCATGGGGTGGCCGTACGCTGGAGTGGTCTACCTCTTCCCCACCGCCGTTCTATAACTTCGCTGTTGTTCCTGAAGTGACAGACCGTGACGAATTCTGGGATATGAAAGAGAAAGGCGAAGCATACAAACGCCCAGCGAAATATGAAGAAATCCACATGCCGAAGAACACCGGTGCAGGTGTGATTATTGCTGGCTTCAGCTTGATCTTCGGCTTTGCCATGATCTGGTACATCTGGTGGCTGGCCATCGTTGGCTTCGTCGGCATGATTGTGACCTGGATTGTGAAAAGCTTCGACGAGGATGTTGATTACTATGTGCCAGTTGCAGAAGTGGAGCGCATTGAAGATCTTCATCATGAACAAATCAGCAAAGCAGGCGTGAATCATGTCAACTGA
- a CDS encoding cytochrome o ubiquinol oxidase subunit III: MSTETLTNHNVAHAEHGHHDAGATKVFGFWIYLMSDCILFATLFATYAVLVNGTAGGPSGRDIFDLNFVLVETFLLLFSSITYGIAMLGMNKGHKNQVNTWLGLTFLFGLGFVAMEIYEFHHLIAEGYGPDRSAFLSSFFALVATHGIHVTAGLVWIIIMMIQVAKRGLNETNRTRLMCLSLFWHFLDVVWICVFTVVYLLGAM; this comes from the coding sequence ATGTCAACTGAAACTCTGACTAACCATAACGTCGCCCATGCAGAGCATGGGCATCACGATGCAGGAGCGACGAAAGTATTCGGCTTCTGGATCTACTTGATGAGCGACTGTATTTTGTTTGCGACCTTGTTTGCAACTTATGCAGTGCTGGTAAACGGGACCGCTGGCGGTCCTTCAGGCCGGGATATCTTCGACTTGAACTTTGTTCTGGTCGAAACTTTCCTGTTGCTGTTTAGTAGTATTACTTACGGCATCGCGATGCTGGGCATGAACAAAGGCCACAAAAACCAGGTTAATACCTGGTTAGGTCTAACTTTCCTGTTCGGCCTGGGCTTTGTGGCAATGGAAATCTATGAATTCCATCACCTGATTGCTGAAGGTTACGGCCCGGATCGCAGCGCGTTCCTGTCTAGCTTCTTCGCACTGGTTGCCACCCACGGTATTCACGTTACCGCTGGCCTGGTTTGGATCATCATTATGATGATTCAAGTAGCAAAACGCGGCCTGAATGAAACGAACCGTACCCGCCTGATGTGCCTGAGCTTGTTCTGGCACTTCCTGGATGTGGTCTGGATCTGCGTATTCACCGTTGTCTATCTGTTAGGAGCTATGTGA
- a CDS encoding cytochrome o ubiquinol oxidase subunit IV, whose amino-acid sequence MSHPTSSHSTTTHGGASHGSLKSYIIGFILSVILTVIPFAMVMSGTASHTTILATVVGLAVVQIIVHLVYFLHMNGSSEERWNLVAFLFTAMIIAIVVVGSLWIMYNLNINMMVD is encoded by the coding sequence ATGAGCCATCCAACATCTAGTCATTCAACAACGACTCACGGTGGAGCCAGCCACGGTAGCTTGAAGTCATATATTATTGGCTTCATTCTGTCGGTCATTCTGACTGTTATTCCATTCGCTATGGTGATGAGCGGTACCGCCTCCCATACGACTATTCTGGCCACAGTGGTCGGTTTAGCCGTGGTGCAGATTATCGTGCACCTGGTGTACTTCCTACATATGAATGGATCGTCCGAGGAACGTTGGAATCTGGTGGCTTTCCTGTTCACCGCTATGATTATCGCAATCGTTGTTGTGGGCTCACTCTGGATTATGTACAACCTCAACATCAATATGATGGTTGACTGA
- the cyoE gene encoding heme o synthase: MIKQYLQVTKPGIIFGNLISVVGGFLLASKGVIDYPLFLATLFGVSLVVASGCVFNNYIDRDIDRIMERTKNRVLVKGLIDPKVSLIYATVLGIAGMLLLYVAANPLAMWLAVIGFVIYVGVYSLYMKRKSVYGTLIGSLSGAAPPVIGYCAVTGQFDMGALILLLIFSLWQMPHSYAIAIFRFKDYQAANIPVLPVIKGISVTKNHITLYILAFMVATLMLTLSGYAGYKYLVVAAAVSVWWLGMALRGYKATNDIVWARKLFVFSIIAITSLSVMMSVDFNVPTSAGLLTYVG; the protein is encoded by the coding sequence ATGATTAAGCAATACCTGCAAGTAACTAAACCAGGAATTATTTTCGGCAATTTAATTTCTGTCGTTGGGGGATTTCTCCTCGCTTCCAAAGGCGTGATTGATTACCCCCTTTTTCTCGCCACCCTGTTCGGTGTCTCGTTAGTTGTTGCCTCCGGGTGCGTTTTTAACAACTATATCGACCGTGATATCGACCGCATCATGGAGAGAACGAAGAATCGTGTCCTGGTAAAAGGGCTTATCGATCCGAAAGTGAGCCTGATTTATGCAACAGTGCTGGGTATTGCTGGCATGCTGCTGCTCTATGTTGCCGCTAACCCATTAGCCATGTGGCTGGCTGTGATTGGTTTCGTGATTTATGTCGGGGTTTATAGCCTCTATATGAAACGCAAATCCGTCTACGGCACATTGATTGGCAGCTTGTCAGGTGCCGCCCCACCGGTGATTGGTTACTGTGCCGTTACTGGGCAGTTTGATATGGGTGCCTTGATCCTGCTGCTTATTTTCAGCTTGTGGCAAATGCCGCATTCCTACGCCATCGCTATTTTCCGCTTTAAGGATTATCAAGCTGCCAACATTCCGGTTCTGCCGGTGATAAAAGGAATATCGGTCACCAAAAACCATATTACCCTTTATATTTTGGCATTTATGGTCGCCACCTTGATGCTGACCTTAAGTGGTTATGCCGGTTACAAATACTTGGTTGTAGCTGCTGCGGTGAGTGTCTGGTGGTTGGGGATGGCATTACGCGGTTACAAGGCAACCAATGACATCGTATGGGCGAGAAAACTCTTTGTATTCTCTATCATTGCCATTACGTCATTGAGCGTCATGATGTCTGTTGATTTCAATGTCCCTACATCGGCTGGGTTACTGACTTACGTCGGATAA
- a CDS encoding MFS transporter: protein MNDNKMTPLELRATWGLGTVFSLRMLGMFMVLPVLTTYGMALSGASEALIGIAIGIYGLSQAIFQIPFGLVSDRIGRKPLIVGGLLIFALGSVIAAMSDSIWGIILGRALQGSGAIAAAVMALLSDLTREQNRTKAMAFIGVSFGVTFAIAMVLGPIVTHAFGLQALFWSIALLALLGIVITLAVVPDADSHVLNRESSIVKGSVSKVLNNSRLLKLNFGIMCLHILLMSSFVALPQMMASAGLAPAQHWIVYLVTMLVSFAAVVPFIIYAEVKRRMKQVFMGCVAVLFAAEVVLWSAGQQLWIIIAGVQLFFIAFNVMEAILPSLISKESPAGYKGTAMGIYSTSQFIGVAIGGSLGGWIFGMEGASMVFAGGAVVALVWFGVSATMQEPPYVSSLRITLSELAVKDSALEERIRAQPGVTEAVVVRAERSAYVKVDTKKTNRNQLEELVNAI, encoded by the coding sequence ATGAACGACAATAAAATGACCCCACTGGAGCTTCGGGCGACCTGGGGGCTGGGTACAGTATTCTCTTTGCGCATGCTCGGCATGTTTATGGTTTTGCCGGTTCTCACCACCTACGGCATGGCGCTTTCCGGTGCCAGTGAAGCACTGATTGGTATCGCTATTGGCATCTATGGACTGTCTCAGGCCATTTTCCAGATCCCATTCGGGCTAGTTTCTGATCGCATCGGCCGTAAGCCGTTAATCGTCGGCGGCCTGTTGATTTTTGCTCTGGGAAGTGTCATTGCGGCCATGAGTGATTCAATCTGGGGCATCATTCTGGGCCGTGCGCTGCAAGGCTCCGGAGCGATCGCCGCCGCCGTCATGGCGCTGTTATCAGATTTGACTCGTGAACAAAACCGCACTAAAGCGATGGCATTTATTGGTGTCAGCTTTGGCGTCACTTTTGCCATCGCCATGGTGCTCGGGCCAATTGTCACCCATGCTTTTGGCTTGCAAGCCCTGTTTTGGAGCATCGCCCTACTCGCGCTATTGGGCATTGTTATAACCTTAGCCGTGGTGCCGGATGCCGATAGCCATGTGCTGAATCGCGAATCCAGTATCGTCAAGGGCAGTGTGAGCAAAGTGCTCAACAATAGCCGGCTACTCAAACTCAATTTTGGCATTATGTGTTTGCACATATTATTGATGTCGAGCTTCGTGGCCTTGCCACAGATGATGGCCAGTGCGGGCTTAGCGCCTGCTCAACACTGGATTGTCTATCTGGTGACCATGTTGGTCTCCTTCGCCGCAGTCGTACCGTTTATTATTTATGCTGAAGTCAAACGCCGCATGAAACAGGTCTTTATGGGCTGTGTCGCAGTACTGTTTGCCGCCGAAGTGGTGCTGTGGTCTGCCGGGCAACAACTGTGGATTATCATTGCTGGCGTGCAACTATTCTTTATTGCTTTCAATGTGATGGAAGCCATATTGCCGTCATTGATCAGTAAAGAATCGCCAGCCGGCTATAAAGGCACTGCAATGGGGATTTACTCCACCAGCCAGTTTATTGGTGTAGCTATCGGCGGCAGTTTAGGTGGCTGGATATTTGGTATGGAAGGGGCAAGTATGGTGTTTGCGGGTGGTGCAGTTGTTGCGCTGGTGTGGTTTGGCGTCAGTGCCACCATGCAAGAGCCACCTTATGTCAGTAGCCTGCGCATTACCTTGTCAGAATTGGCAGTAAAAGATTCAGCCTTGGAAGAGCGGATCAGAGCACAACCCGGTGTCACGGAGGCCGTGGTGGTAAGAGCCGAGCGCAGCGCTTATGTCAAAGTCGATACCAAAAAAACCAATCGCAATCAGCTAGAAGAATTAGTTAACGCGATATAA
- a CDS encoding YajQ family cyclic di-GMP-binding protein, whose translation MPSFDIVSEIDMQEVRNAVENATRDLANRWDFRNVPASFELNEKNESIKVASESDFQVEQLLDILRAQLTKRGIEGAALEIPEEMDRSGKTYSVDAKLKQGIESAQAKKLVKLIKDSKLKVQAQIQGEQVRVTGKARDDLQGVMALIRGADLGQPFQFNNFRD comes from the coding sequence ATGCCATCTTTCGACATCGTATCTGAAATTGATATGCAAGAAGTGCGCAACGCAGTGGAAAACGCCACCCGTGATCTGGCAAACCGTTGGGATTTCCGTAATGTTCCTGCGAGTTTTGAGTTAAATGAAAAGAACGAAAGTATCAAAGTGGCCAGTGAATCTGATTTCCAGGTTGAGCAGCTGCTGGATATTTTGCGTGCTCAATTGACCAAACGCGGCATTGAAGGGGCGGCATTGGAAATCCCGGAAGAAATGGACCGCAGTGGCAAAACCTACAGTGTGGATGCCAAATTGAAGCAAGGGATTGAAAGTGCTCAGGCTAAGAAGCTGGTTAAGCTGATTAAAGACAGCAAACTGAAAGTTCAGGCACAGATTCAAGGTGAACAAGTTCGGGTTACCGGTAAAGCGCGTGATGATTTGCAGGGTGTGATGGCATTGATTCGTGGTGCTGATTTGGGCCAACCATTCCAGTTCAATAACTTCCGCGACTGA
- the panE gene encoding 2-dehydropantoate 2-reductase: protein MKITVLGCGALGQLWLSALYQQGHDVQGWLRVPQPYCSVNVILLGGEAFNQNLPTNDPEHLSKSELLLVCLKAWQVSSAITGLLPKLNPECKILLLHNGMGTQEELPRDDHLFLHGVTTHAARRDGNTIVHVASGITHIGPMSPIATNISQLADILHQALPDVAWHDDISAACWQKLAVNCVINPLTGLYNCRNGDLQRYPELIEKLCAEVASVMEMEGYHTSTSSLLSYVNDVIQSTANNISSLLQDLRCQRHTEIDYITGYLLRRARSHGMTLPENARLYDLIKRKENEYERIGAGLSGSW from the coding sequence ATGAAAATTACTGTGCTTGGTTGCGGAGCTCTCGGGCAGTTGTGGTTATCAGCGCTATACCAGCAAGGCCACGATGTGCAAGGCTGGCTTCGTGTGCCACAGCCCTACTGTTCAGTTAATGTCATATTGTTAGGTGGCGAAGCATTCAATCAGAACCTCCCCACTAATGATCCTGAGCATCTGTCAAAAAGTGAATTATTATTGGTTTGCTTAAAGGCATGGCAAGTATCCAGTGCCATCACCGGCTTACTGCCCAAACTTAACCCCGAATGTAAGATTTTACTGTTACATAATGGGATGGGCACACAGGAAGAATTACCACGGGATGACCATCTTTTTCTCCATGGTGTGACTACCCATGCTGCGCGCCGGGATGGCAACACCATCGTCCATGTCGCCAGCGGTATTACTCATATAGGCCCAATGTCCCCCATTGCGACCAACATCAGCCAGTTGGCCGACATTTTGCATCAGGCCCTGCCGGACGTAGCCTGGCATGACGACATTTCTGCGGCATGTTGGCAAAAACTGGCGGTAAACTGTGTGATTAATCCGCTTACCGGCCTATATAACTGCCGCAATGGGGATCTGCAACGCTATCCAGAACTGATTGAGAAATTATGTGCTGAGGTCGCCAGTGTGATGGAGATGGAGGGCTACCATACCTCAACCAGCAGCCTGTTAAGCTATGTCAATGATGTTATCCAGAGTACCGCCAATAACATCTCATCACTATTACAGGATTTACGCTGCCAACGGCACACCGAAATAGACTACATCACCGGCTATTTACTGCGGCGCGCGCGCAGTCACGGCATGACCTTGCCGGAGAATGCCCGGTTGTATGACTTAATTAAACGTAAGGAAAATGAGTATGAGCGTATCGGCGCTGGTTTGTCTGGCTCCTGGTAG
- the yajL gene encoding protein deglycase YajL, protein MSVSALVCLAPGSEETEAVTTIDILVRAGINVTTASVSSDGALEIVCSRGVRLLADTRLVDVADQKFDVVVLPGGIKGAECFRDSPLLVATVEQTHKEGRLVAAICAAPALVLEHHQLFPVGNMTGFPALKNKIDPTKWMDQRVVYDRRVNLVTSQGPGTSIDFALKIVFLLLGREKAEEIAWQLVLPPGIYNYTLRT, encoded by the coding sequence ATGAGCGTATCGGCGCTGGTTTGTCTGGCTCCTGGTAGTGAAGAAACCGAGGCCGTCACCACCATTGATATTCTGGTGCGTGCGGGGATTAACGTCACGACCGCCAGTGTCTCCAGTGACGGCGCACTGGAAATTGTGTGTTCACGCGGCGTCCGGTTACTGGCTGATACTCGCCTGGTGGATGTAGCGGATCAAAAGTTTGATGTGGTAGTGCTTCCCGGCGGGATTAAGGGCGCAGAATGCTTTCGCGACAGCCCATTGTTAGTCGCCACTGTAGAACAAACACATAAAGAGGGCCGTTTGGTCGCCGCCATTTGCGCCGCACCCGCCTTAGTCCTTGAGCATCACCAGTTATTCCCGGTTGGCAATATGACTGGCTTTCCGGCATTAAAAAACAAAATTGATCCAACAAAATGGATGGATCAACGTGTTGTTTATGACCGGCGAGTCAATCTGGTCACCAGCCAGGGGCCAGGAACATCCATCGATTTCGCGCTAAAGATTGTTTTTTTACTGCTCGGACGAGAAAAGGCCGAAGAGATCGCCTGGCAACTGGTACTACCGCCAGGGATTTATAACTATACCCTTCGGACTTGA